In the Silene latifolia isolate original U9 population chromosome 1, ASM4854445v1, whole genome shotgun sequence genome, CATGTTTCATTCTCTCTTTGAAACACTGTATGATAACTACTGGGATGAGTTGCATACTTGCATAAGCAATGTTATGTCAACATCAGATTTCGACAGTATTTTTCTTGACCTAATTTTGTTTTAAAGCTCAAAATTTAAATACCTAAAAAACTGGGTCCGATGTGAAACAAATTATCAAATATGAGTCTAAATAGAATCGGAGAAAAAAAAGCCACTATTTTTCAATGTTAAGGTCCTCTGTTCTGGAAGGCATAAAGCAGTTCCAGGACTAATTTGTTATATTAAGAGAAAAAACTCCCATTTTCAGGCAAGTAATTTTTATTTAGGCCAATAAATCAAGGGTGTGTAAATAAGGAGCACCGATAAAGCCGCCAAGTACCATGCCAAGTTCAATAAGCCTAACGGGACCAATCCATTGAAAATACATCACATTAactcaaagcaaaaaaaaaataccaGTATAAGGAAACTCACAATCCCGTGAGAGCTTTTAGGTTGTTTGATACAGGTTAATTGTCAACAATTTTTGGAGCCAACACCAAATAATGTTTCCTTGATATTGAATAGAACGAAGGATCCCTTAACAAGCTGAATGGAGATAGTGTAAGAGAATGTGCTGAATCATCATAACATAGTTTGAGATCCCTGCAAAAGAAAAAATACCACTAGTTTCGTTTAAATTTATTTTCAGTTTCAAATATTCCTTGGAAGTGTCATAACATGGTTTGAAGAATTCGTCGTTTAAAAGAAAATGGAACTGACCATCTGCGCGAATGAAGGCATAAGTTCTCTGAATCATTTTGAGAGTTTGACTCCTTTCAAACTTGGCTTCAAAAAAATGGCACCTTGAATGTAACCTTTGCAATGCTCGATTAACTCATCAAACTTACAAACTTGAAAATCCCATATGGGGGATGTCGTTAGTATATGTAAGATAATCTAAGAGGTAAAGTCATTGAGAATTTGAGAGGCACTACTAATGACTTGGGTTAAAACTCGTCAACTTCAAAACTACCCTTAAATTCTCATGGCTCCCATTACAAGAAAAAAGATAGGCATCAAGAGCTAAGCTTCTCCAAAGCGGGCTTTGACAGCACAAAATATGAAAACCATTCCAAGACTCTTCAACTGCAAATGCATGTGGGGCATACCGTTTCACCGATGACCACCAAGCTCCTATTAGGTCTCACCCTCTAGTCCTATGCGCCTAGCCAAATGGTAAATCTCCACAGACCTCAGGGATGTGTCATCCAGAAGAAGACCGTGCATAATCAAGGAACCATCAATACTACCCACATTAACCCAGCTCAATCCAGCTTCCTTTCTAACTCTCCTATCTCTCATTTGTCTCCTCATTGCCGCTACTTTATCCAGCCCCCTTTCTCAGCATATAAATTTGCATCAGAATATACAAGACTGATTCCTCAGGCTGCAATTCTTTCAATGCATTTGCCAATCTCTCACTCAACTCCATATCCCCATGTGTCCTGTACGCCCCTAACAAACTCTGCAATGCTGAGAATGACGGCTTCCCGAGAATCTGATGAACAAACTCTTCTGCTTCTTTCAGTTGTCCTGCATGACCTAACATATCCACCGTACAAGCATAATGCTCCGATACCGGAACAATGTTATTGTGCTTTACCATTATGTCCCTTCCATTTCTACAACATGCGGTAAGCAAGGACAAGACGGTAATTGAGTCAGGTCTTACCCCTTTGTGCTTCATCTAGTAATATATTGTCATGACTGAATCATAGTCCACATGCCTAGCCTTGGCTGATATCATTGATGTCCAAGCAAATTGAGTTTTCCGAATGCTTCCTTAAATATCCCAATGGTCTCGGAGAGACTTCCTCGTTTTGCATACATGTCAGAGAGGGCAGCTGAAACAATTAGATTGGAATTTAGTCCCTGTTTGAGGTTTGTACAGAGAGAGTGACATCTTTGTCCCTATCTTAGTGAAATAGCTTCAGCGGATTTAATTGCACTTAATATGCTCCCAAATGTATATTGATTAGGACGGGCAGACATTGCAGATTGAATGCTTCAAAAGCTACTTGCTACAATCTACTTTGATCATACACAGATATCAGTATTCCAAGATATAACATCCCTATAATGGAGCTCTCCGAAAACCTTCACTGCATCCCCCATTGACTCAGAAGTCAGAAGTTTGCGTACACTGAAATAAGACTATTCGAAACATTCAACTTCGACAATAAATTAATATGCAGACAATAACCATGAATCATTTGACCTTCATTGACCATATTCCTTCGGGTAATTGCACGGAGTAAACCTATGAAGGTCACCTCATTAGCGTAGACCCCATTCACTCTCATCACATGGAAGAGGCTAAGTGCTTCCTCCGGAAATACTGAAATCATTGTATTCCAAGAAACAACATTTCTATCGGCCATGTCTTGGAATACAAGTTTTGCATATCCATTTACCTCACACTTTGCATATGCTGACATCAAAAGGTTACAAACCAAAGCAAATATTCCATAACCCATCTTTATACTCAAACCATGTAGCAACCTCCAGCCTCTAAATTTCCTTTATGTCCACAAGCGGAAATTGCAGCAGTTATAGGAGCTTGCAAAATGTCCACATTGTTTCAATTCCGCAACTTCCCACTTTGCTATACCCACACAATATTTCATTCCAAGATACATGATCCTTGGTGCATCACTTACGAAAACCTCGGAATCCAACCCTGATTTTAGTATGCTAGAATGCAATTGAAATCCAAATAGAAACCCTTGATTATCCACACTAAACGACAAAGCTATAGTACAGGTAACAGGGTCGAAAACAACACCATTTATATTCATGTGAGCAGCGAAACAATTTTAAGAGCACAATCGAATTTTCCAGCTTTACAATACATGCTCATCCATGAACTCGAAACTGACTGATAATGCTGGATGACACAGCAAATCTGTGGAAGGCGGCACTGCTTTCGGGTCACTACGGCCAGCTTTGATAGCCATAGCAGCAACATCTTCATTGATACAAAGATTGAAATTATACAGCATTTATGTCTTAAAGGCTGGAAGGGCTTTAGAACTACAGTTTCGGTGTATCTAGGTGAGCATGACATGGTTTTTGAGGTATGATTTAGATAACCAGTACCGTGCATGGGTATATAAGTTGTCAACTTCTTGAGCCAGCTCGAAATTCTCTATAGCACCCTGATGAAATGATCATACAAGGGAAAATTAGAAAGTATTTGAAAATTTATCACACGTAATTCACGAGATCAAGTTAATCACCATGGGCCTTGACAAATGTTCGAAACTTTAGAGAATCACAACATAAGGAATCAACATGTATGAAATGGCCAAAAACAAAGTTCATGAAGAACCTGAAATTAGCACCCTTTAGCAAAATATTTTTGTTGTACGACGTACTCAGCCTAAAACGAGGTAAGAGACGCTTATCATAAGCTTCACAGTAATCAAGGACTCTATCAACTTCTTCATAGCACTCCACCATGTTGCTATAAACTCCatacctttcttgttcatgcTATACATCCCTCTCTGTAACGCTCAAATGCTAATAATTTCGGATCACAAACTAATACAACTACCAGCGCATTATGAAAAAACTTTGGACTTTCTCCTAAGATATTCATCAGTAGAGAATACCTCAACATGTTTCAAATAAAGTTGGAACACAAGTAAATTAGCCTTAGTGCCTTACATGAAGCAAGTCTTGAACTATGTTACTCCAACTCTTCTTATTTCCTCTTGTACCCGTGTCCGACACTCGACACTTAGGCATAGGTACGACATTCGCACACATCATTTTAAGCGAATATAGGCATATGCTGCgtatttcataaaaaaaaaaaaacgagtctGACACTAGGACAAAACCTGGGTTTGATCCTTCTAAACAAGTGTGAGTAACATAGCTCAAGACTTGCTTCATGTAAGGCAAAATATTTTTGTTGTACGACGTACTCACTCTAAGACGAGGTAAGAGACGCTTATTATAAGCTTCACAGTAATCAATGACTCTATCAACTTCTTCATGGCACTCCACCATTTTGCTATAAACTCAatacctttcttgttcatgcTATACTCCTATACATCCCTATCTGTAACGCTCAAATGCTAATAATTTCGGATCACAAACTAATACAACTACCAGCGCCTTATGAAAAAACTTGGGACTTTCTCCTAAGATATTCCTCAGCAGAGAATACCTCAGCATCTTTAAAATAAAGTTGGAACACAAGTAAATTAGCCTTAGTGCCTTACAGGAAGTAAGTCATCAACTATGTTACTCCAACGCTTCTTATTTCCTCCCGTACCCATGTCCGACACTCGACACTTAGGCATAGGTACGACATTCACACACATCATTTTAAGCGAATATAGGCATATACTCCGCATTTCATAAAAAAACGAGTCCGACACTAGGACAAATACCTGGGTATGATCCTTCTAAACAAGTGTGAGTAACATAGCTACATAGGTCGTCAATCTAACAGTGTAACCGAAAATTTCAACATAATCCAGAAGAATGAGGATCATCTGTTTCATTTCCACGTCCCATCTTGTGTCCCATTACTAAACGGATAATGTGTCAAAAAATAAACGTGACGACTGACGAGATACAAGATGGAGTACAAAAGTGGGACAAAGAATCCGCTCTCGACTCAAAAACCCACAAATGCAACTGTGCAAGACAAACAAAGCAACATTCTGTAGACAATATGGAAACATTACATGGAAATGATCCAAACAAAAATTAGAAACTATGGTTCAGGCAATTCATCAGACAGGTTCTATGCAACTTTATAATGACAGCAAAACACAACCAAGCACATCAATTCAGCAGTTAACATATTATATAGAGATTTCAGCATGCAAGTATGTATTGATAATTAGGTACAGCAATCAATTGAGAGTAAAAGAGGGTACCTACAGTAGTGGTAATGGCGTACAAAACGGAAGCACTATCAAACTAACTTTAGCCATGATTTTGTTTTCTCCTACGTGTCCTCTCTTGTTTTACGACGGAGTTGCTACGAATTCGGTTATTTCGGGTCTGGTGTATTTCGGTTTGTATGGGAATTTATATGGGCTTCAGGTCGGGTTAGGGGCGGAAACGGGTTAGACTATCACCTTTTTATGGatgtttgttttctttatttttaattTCAAAAATATACTCCTTCCTACTCTAATTGTTGGTTCCCTTCCTTTTGGCagcaaaattgaggaaatggatTTGGACTACACAAAACACCCTAACCCACAtagaattgaatttggaccacacaaaacttaccaaaaaaggaaaggagaaTCAACACCCGACTAACATCGGAAAGAAAAGAGGAACCAACAATTAGAGTAGGAGTGAGTAgttattttcaatttttataaatacatagggggtgtttggttggaacTTTTGGAATGGATTATAATTAATTCAAGTCATTCTAGTGTTtgggtttgggggttttggaaTAGAATTACATACCCAATGGATTTTAACTTCATTCCAACCCATTGAAATCTCATATCGGTATGCACCCAAGTTTCTTTTAGAGAACATTACGGTATAATATATCGTAATCGGAATAATATCAATATTATtgaataagttattatattactGATGTTAGAAGATATTGTGATTGTGCTCAGAGGCTTTTGAGTACTATAAATACCGGTCAATGTAATCGTTGGAAATACGAACAAACATCAATAATATAACAATCGCTTTATGAATTCCTCCCTTCTCCGATTCTGTTAGTTTCTAGATCTATTCCTCCCTTCTCCGATTATGTTGGAAATACGAACAAACATCAATTAAACACTTGTAAATAAATATAGACTAGTGTAGAACCCGCGtaaatgcgcggttttttagataatAATGTAGAAAGACATTAAATATTATATCTTGATACATGCTTAAACGGTATAATAAGAGAGAATATTtgatactccctctatttttttatatatgactttgtcacatttcgagacactcccttctctcttcaatatctcttaaaatataagacttaatattatgatatgtatactcatatgaaagagtttttcgtaaggaatttaatggtaccatttttatattttttgaacaaatatatttttgtaaatattaaagtcagaGGCTTACCTtgtaaatgcaaaacgtcatatataaaaaaatagagggagtagttTTCACACGAAATAAGattgactttttagttgaatataattatataagttacttcattattaaatataatatattaTTATACGATTACATTTATCAAAAGAATAATCTCAGGTAATACTTAGTTATACAATAAAATTAGAGAATTCGCAAAAGGAGATAGTCAACCTATAGTACATTTGTATCAAAAGATAGAAAAATagaattaagaaaaaaaaattgtgcaGCATATTTTGTCTCATACGTATTATTAATGCAATACCACGTGTATAATAGAATCAAAATATCTCATTAATGTGTGTTTACAAATTAAAATTAGTAATAGTTTTTTCTATTTATGATATAGAATTAATATGATataattatgatataatgtgaggAGTGTGGATCAATAATAGAGCGGGTGTGGGGACCAATCATAGAACATTTCACTTAAGCAGGAAAATTTTAGAGAACTTtggggtcgtttggttgcataTATAGGAACTTGTATTGCCTAGGAAGTCATAAAACACGTGAATTGCAAAAAAATGTTTGGTTGCCATGGAGGAAGtgcaattcatgtaggcattctaACTTACCTAAGGGGGCCTAGGTAACTTCCTCGTGGAGAAATTGGAATTCATGGGAACTACCAAGtaccaattcatgtgaattggggtaaccaaacaacatacctattttgcaattcacatgaatttaagTTCCTGCATTATTtagtgggtaaccaaacaacctcttttatttatttagtaGTAGGAAAAGATTCtaaattctaactccattcctctATAATATCGCAATTTATTCCATTCCACTTTTATCCCTCGTTGCAATTGTAAAATAACATGGATAAAACCGATAACCTTGCTCAGAAGGAAGTTGTGAAACGGGGTACAAGAGTAAAGGTCCGGTACGAAGGAATAGACACGTAGAAAAAGCGGCAGAAAAAAGAGCGGTGATCAACATAATAATAattcataaaatacataaacttaCGTCTAGCAGAATTCCAAAGTTGAGCATCTGAAAATTATGTTGGCAGGCAACATGCACACATACACTTTTGGCCTTTGTCCACCCTACCTTTTCTTACTCGTCCAAATTTTGGCACTTCGACCGTCTTAATATTCTAAACATTTTCCTTACTCATACTGTGCAAACTCCATAACTTATACAAGTAAATTTCTATACATCATTGATTACTTAACATATATAGTTGGAGAGATTAGTATAAAATGCCGTCGATGTTAAGGATCGACAATAAATTTGAGATGGAGAGAGTAGTTAACAATAGTTCGATACCGCCTTACAAAAAAACCGGTGTAAGAATGGAGGAGGTAGAAGGGAAAATAGCAGCACCGTCGTCAATGTTTCCGGGATTTAGATTTAGTCCAACTGATGAAGAGTTGATATTGTATTACCTCCATAATAAGATCCATGGGTTTGATAATTCTGTTCAAGTTATTCCTCTTGTTGATATTTGTAAATTTGAGCCTTGGGATTTGCCTGGTATCTTTCTCCTCTCCTCTTCCTACTATCATATCTTATTTATATTGTCCtcgttttttttggtgtaaagggAAACATAAAGACGATTTTGATCCTAGTGGGAATTAAACCTAGGTCATGAGCAGGGAGCACTGTCTCTCATGACTTTACCAACTAAGCTAGTTGATATTTGTTTTGTCCTCGTAGGCAAACCCAACTCAGTGTTAAACCTTTCATCTCAATCATTTATATATATTTGATTAAAATATACTCGGTAATGATAGAGATTGAaagggtaaacaaatgattggaacgGAGTGAATACTATTTATATTTCGATCAAGATGACTCAACTTTATCATTAAAGTCAAATGAAAAGACTATAAAAGAAATTGATTATGTGTTATCAATGTATTGAGTTTTGATATTGTAATCCCTATTTTTGGTCATTAATTCAGCTTTTATATTTTTTACAAGGCGTATTTTAatcaaattaaacaaatgattacGATGAAAGGAGTCAACAATGTTTATAGGATTCAGATTGCTATTATTGTACGCGATTCTTTTTTcacaaaaactccggagagacggtctctcaatagcgttattgagagacttTTCACATGATAGGGTGATGGATCCACTGAATTTCCTTTTTCGCTAtcatgtctcccactaaattagtgggagacggttTCTTATGAGACTTACTGTTCTTTTTTTGGACTTTAGATTGTGGTAGTTGATTTAGAGATTGATAAGTGGTGGTTATGTCCCTTACTAGCCAAAGCTATTATCAAATCGGATCAAGAATGGTTTTTCTTTTCGCCCCGTGGAAAGAAGTACCCAAATGGATCGCAAAGTAAAAGGGCCACCGAAATTGGCTATTGGAAAGCTACTGGGAAGGAGCGTGCAGTCAAGTCAGGTTCAAATGTGATTGGAACAAAACGAACTTTGGTATTCCACATTGGTCGTGCTCCCAAAGGGGAAAGAACGGAGTGGACTATGCATGAGTATTGTATGATCGGAAATACTCAGGTATTGGTTATCTCCTATGTTAGCTAGGGAGTATTAGGTACTAATCACTCTTTAACAGTTAACATGGGACGTGATTATGTAGGATGGTTTGGTGGTTTGTCGCCTTAGGAAGAAATGCGATTCTCACATGAATGATGGTTCTAGCAGTGGACATAATAATAATCTCGAGCCAAATTCTTCAGCGATGAGTAATAGCGTAACAAATTCAGGGTGTGGTTTGGACCctctaaataacaatgaaaggaACAAAACGATTCAAAGTAGTCATGCTTCCCATTCGGTGGAGCAGTTTGATTCTGCATCAGAGGCAAATTGGAAGACTAAAGATGAGATGTTGCAGCATCAATCTTTCACTAATCACACTAAGGTATGTGCTTAATTATATTTGTTGCGCTTGTTTCATTTCGTTTTACCATCAGCGTTCCAAGTACATAATAAAGTCGAATGATTTACTAAACCTTTCATATTTGCAAATATTCGCTAATTCGGTAGCTAAGCTTTCTAAAATTGCGTAGTAATGTTTATCTGCAAATCCCGTAGCGGTGATACTAATCACCGTTTTTGAATGCTGTCGGCAAGTTGCATTTGTTGCCCCTTTCACACAATTAGAAAACGTGTATCAAAATAATTAAGGGAAAAGACTACATAGTTACAGACTTACAGTACATGTTTTCATGATTTTAAATTTATTCAAATTAGGAAAATGGGTTGGCGCCATCAGTTGACACTCAATCTCGGCGCCGCCCTCTCTCATAGAATAAGTGGGGACCCCTACAATAAATGATTAAACGAGGGTGACACCCAATCTCggcgtcacccggtggcgcccaCAAATAGGATTACATCAAGCTgtaccataagcattgtacaaccaaggtataagaatttgaatttatatgtattttttctgagctaattcaaagttcgTATTTTTAATGCGTAAATGGATgaactcaatactttctaataaagctcatattctttaacataaacTCGGATACTTTATCAGAAAGCTCAGATTCCCCATACAACATATAGAAccggttgtatagtccatgaattgggTGGCGCCctatcattatttcatcatgttatttTACTCATACTAGTTTCGGTTTCTAAAATTGTCGTTTGTGTGAACTAGTATGAGAACTTCAGCTATGAAGATGATCTATATGCTGAAATACTGAACGATAACATCGTTCAGTTAGATGAATGTCCACCAACTTCATCTATGGTGTCTACTACCACTACGGTGGCTATAATCCCGCGCGTCTATAGGCAGCCAGGCCATCCTAGCTTAGCACGGTCATATCCTACTTTTCAGGGTACTTCAAATAGAAGGATAAGGTTGCGAAAAATGAGGCGACTGAGCCCTCACAAGGAGGAAACAGAGGAGCAGTCGGACGAAAACATGATTGCTAGCCCAACCTTGGAGCGATCTTTGAGGAGAAGTATGTTGGGAGGGCCGATGAGGCTACGGATTCGTGGCGGTTACAATCGTCTGTATGTAGTCCTGATAACGATAGCTATGGTGATCATGTTTCTTAGCTATGGCACTAATCCTGCTGGACTCGTCCCCTATACGAAAACGCCGCCATGGCATGTAGTGTCAACTTCTACAGTTTGATGTTATCTTTCGGTTTAAATGTATGTTTACCAAATTGTATAATATTCAACGTTGAATCTTTCAGAAATTTGTACGATTATAACATGTTTGTGTTATGGTTGATGCAAAGTTTATTGGTTGACAatttgacatttttttttttttttgacaatataataatattattaaaccaAAAAACTTGAGGGAGTGTTTGTACACAAAATATGCCAAGGCTGCTTATCAAAAGTACTCTTAAGATATGAAATTGTATGCACTAAATGAATTGAGTGAAGTATGTCTCGAAGCTTGTTGCTCTGAATAATAAAACATGTTTCAGGCAGTCATGAAAGCATCCTGTAAAGCTACTGCATTAGCGTGAAGGAACGATCTTTGACTACCTTACTCTGTTTCGCTTGTTGCTGTAGCTGTGGTTGATACTTTCTGAATTGGTGCTGAGTGTGTACTTCATTATCAAAATATTGGAAGATGACTGTTGGGTTAACCTTTTTTGTATCTTTCTTTGTAAAACTGTGATACAAGCAACTTGGGATTGTTACGAATCCTTCAAAATTGTTTGAACAACATTGCTTGATTTAAGATAGGCAAGCTTCGCATTTCAATTCCTCCTTTTTCTTTCGAATTGTGCAGAACTGAGGTAGGAAGCCAATGAAACGCCTTTCTGCTGAAGCTTTTCCGCCACCAGAACATAGTAACTAAAGCTTCAATTTTTGAGCAGACCTGCTTCGGTAAAGGTAGAACAGATAGGATATGATTAAAAGACGCCATGAGAATCATgtttattaaaataattttagCAGCTTGCGAAAACATTGCTGGCTCCCAGGAGcgaattttttttttggccaCTTTGTCGATCATAAACTGGAATGCTGGAAGTTTCCGCTTCTTTATGTCAATAGGAACCCCCACAATTTGACATATTTTCAGTACTAAGAATTTCAGATTTTGGATATTTGAACTAAGCAACCCAGTACTCCAGTGAATTAGCAGAGACAGAATTTATCGCCCATGAAATTTATATTGATCTTGTAATTTCCGAATCAACCGTACCATCCCTAATTTAATTGTTTTTTTGTTACTTCATTCGCTAAAAAAAGGTTTGTTACAAAGTAATTTGTTGTTATTAAGATTAAGCACAAGAGAATTACAAGATCAATATAAATTCATGGGAATGAAGCTTATACATTGTACCTTAATTATTACTCGGAATGAAGCTTATACATTGTACCTTAATTATTACTCGGAATTTTTTTTATAAAGGTTTTAAGTTCCTTTTATGCATGTATACTTCTTTACTAATCCATGAATTACACTTTACTACACTTTCCCATTATAGTAACCCTTCAATGAATAAACCACCGTACATATGAGCATTTAGAGCGACTAGTAAGAAGTTGTTCTATCCTAAGGAGAGGTATCGAATTTAAACTTGAGAATTGTAGCTTAGAGAGATTTATTGCCCAAGTAGTCCTACCTAGAtttggcaaaacgggtcaacaggtcgggttcgggtcagacCAATTCGGGTCTTTCTTGGAGTTGGGGTTAtttcgggtcgggacgggtcttTCCGAATTTCGGGTTTGTTGTTGGGTCTgattcgggtcaagcgggtcgggttatttcgggtcaggtcattttcaggtcaatgaataatagagaaatagccctttcaagtcttttcggttcaactagagttatattttgtcgagtcattttcgggtttggtggttttgGATTGGGTCATTTTCGGGCCGGGTTAGTTAGGGTCAAGAAAAATCGGGTCatattcgggtcgggtcgggtccaattcgggtttcgggtgatgtagttcgggttgCTCCGGGTCACAGGTCAATCTTTTCGGGTCGGCGCAATCGGATCGGGTTACTTTTGTCAGGTGACTCAGGTCTAGTCCTACCCAACCCAAATCTGAACTAAAATGAATGCTAtacacaaaaaaataaataaaaaataaaccaaCACAGTTTAATCCCAAATATTTCCCTTCATAGCATTTTCTCtaaactttctctctctaaaaaagaaagaaagagaaaaactCCATTCACTACACTGAGCTTGCAAGAGTTGCAACCAACATTGAATCCCTAAATTGGATTCCCTCAATTCCACCTTCTAATTGGTaattaatctttcttcaattcccCGTTTTGATTTCACAATTAGGTTTTCATGATTCATCATTTCATCCCCAATTTGTTAGGGTTTCTTAAATAATGATTGAAATAATGCGGTTTTGATATCTAGGTGGTGGCAAATAACGAAGAATGTCGAGACCAATGTTGTTGGTGTTTTTGTTATTGGTAATGATAATTACTTCGCAATTTGAGTGGAGACAACAAATAGTCACTGATGTTGATGCTAATCATAGTTTATCTCAGAAACAACTTCGTGTTTCGAAGCGAGAAGAAGCTGTTAAAGAGAAGGTTTCTTTCATTTGATTCAGTTCTCGACGTAATTTTCATTTCGGTTCATTCGGATATAGTCTCTTTTTGTTGATAACCCTCCTAACCTGGAATTTGTAGGTGCCCTTTAGGtattggggtaatgttgttgtatgaACGGTAACTATTACTCCACCATCCGaataatttgtttacctttgattaaaataccatTTTCcatgaatataaaaggtaaacgaATGATTGAGACGGTCAGAAGGAGGGATTATTATTACTATGTGTGTGTAGCTGTTTGTGGTGTGTTAGGGTTTAGGCTGCATTTAGAGAGTGTGAATTTGGGAATTTAGATGTATGGGTTTTATATGTGGGAAATGCCAAA is a window encoding:
- the LOC141619247 gene encoding NAC domain-containing protein 60-like isoform X1 — its product is MPSMLRIDNKFEMERVVNNSSIPPYKKTGVRMEEVEGKIAAPSSMFPGFRFSPTDEELILYYLHNKIHGFDNSVQVIPLVDICKFEPWDLPAKAIIKSDQEWFFFSPRGKKYPNGSQSKRATEIGYWKATGKERAVKSGSNVIGTKRTLVFHIGRAPKGERTEWTMHEYCMIGNTQDGLVVCRLRKKCDSHMNDGSSSGHNNNLEPNSSAMSNSVTNSGCGLDPLNNNERNKTIQSSHASHSVEQFDSASEANWKTKDEMLQHQSFTNHTKYENFSYEDDLYAEILNDNIVQLDECPPTSSMVSTTTTVAIIPRVYRQPGHPSLARSYPTFQGTSNRRIRLRKMRRLSPHKEETEEQSDENMIASPTLERSLRRSMLGGPMRLRIRGGYNRLYVVLITIAMVIMFLSYGTNPAGLVPYTKTPPWHVVSTSTV
- the LOC141619247 gene encoding uncharacterized protein LOC141619247 isoform X2 encodes the protein MPSMLRIDNKFEMERVVNNSSIPPYKKTGVRMEEVEGKIAAPSSMFPGFRFSPTDEELILYYLHNKIHGFDNSVQVIPLVDICKFEPWDLPAKAIIKSDQEWFFFSPRGKKYPNGSQSKRATEIGYWKATGKERAVKSGSNVIGTKRTLVFHIGRAPKGERTEWTMHEYCMIGNTQDGLVVCRLRKKCDSHMNDGSSSGHNNNLEPNSSAMSNSVTNSGCGLDPLNNNERNKTIQSSHASHSVEQFDSASEANWKTKDEMLQHQSFTNHTKGTSNRRIRLRKMRRLSPHKEETEEQSDENMIASPTLERSLRRSMLGGPMRLRIRGGYNRLYVVLITIAMVIMFLSYGTNPAGLVPYTKTPPWHVVSTSTV